From one Sphingobacteriales bacterium genomic stretch:
- a CDS encoding magnesium transporter CorA family protein encodes MIKIYSTHNGHLTELSQPERDCWINIAPPFHLEQLEALAQKLDVPFSFILDCIDQYERSRYEKQDDAKLIVINTPILNEGFDMEDEATYITIPVGIILIPDMLLTVSSLSNPMMEWVEKNSVKLGSLSERNFFVLKIFERNVYYFLHYLREINKRISQIEKELNYSSRNQELNKLLHLQKALIYFVNDIRANEMVLLKIQRTDFLNFNEDEDSKELFQDILIDNSQALEMANVYSNILGNMMGAFASIISNNLGHVVNRLTAVTIALMLPTLVAGIYGMNVDLPFQHQRHAFTIVVLISVLLTILFVVYFRKKRWL; translated from the coding sequence ATGATTAAGATATATTCCACACACAACGGTCATCTGACGGAGCTTTCTCAGCCGGAAAGAGACTGCTGGATAAATATTGCCCCTCCTTTTCATCTGGAACAGCTCGAAGCATTGGCTCAGAAACTGGATGTGCCCTTTTCTTTTATCCTGGATTGTATTGACCAATATGAGCGTTCCCGTTATGAGAAGCAGGATGATGCCAAATTGATAGTCATCAATACACCTATTTTAAATGAAGGGTTTGATATGGAAGATGAGGCGACTTATATTACCATTCCTGTCGGCATCATATTAATTCCCGATATGCTGTTAACGGTAAGTTCTTTAAGTAATCCGATGATGGAGTGGGTGGAAAAAAACAGTGTCAAACTTGGATCGCTCAGCGAAAGGAATTTCTTTGTGTTGAAAATTTTTGAACGCAACGTGTATTATTTTTTACATTATCTGAGAGAAATCAACAAACGAATATCCCAGATTGAAAAAGAGCTGAACTATTCCAGCAGAAATCAGGAATTAAATAAATTATTACATTTACAGAAAGCATTGATCTATTTTGTGAATGATATTAGAGCCAACGAGATGGTTCTGCTGAAGATTCAGAGGACAGACTTTCTTAATTTCAATGAGGATGAAGATTCCAAAGAATTGTTTCAGGATATCCTGATTGATAACTCTCAGGCACTGGAAATGGCCAATGTTTATTCCAATATCCTGGGGAATATGATGGGGGCTTTTGCATCTATAATTTCCAATAATTTAGGGCATGTGGTAAACCGTCTGACAGCGGTCACAATCGCATTGATGCTTCCTACGCTGGTTGCCGGAATATATGGTATGAATGTGGATTTGCCATTCCAGCACCAGCGCCATGCATTTACCATCGTTGTATTGATTAGTGTCTTACTCACTATATTATTTGTTGTGTATTTCAGAAAAAAACGCTGGTTATAA
- a CDS encoding FAD-dependent oxidoreductase: MKPTDIKDYEYFHKVVDCQYACPAHTPVPEYIRLIAEEKYTEAYMVNWESNVFPGVLGRTCDRPCEPACRRGRVEEEPVAICRLKRVAADNKGDVKALLPKIPEQKNGKKIALIGGGPSALTVARDLAPLGYEIHLYDNQEVGGGMMRSQIPSFRLPGSVLDQEVGYILDMGIQTHFNTYVSSLKEITDKGYDALFVGTGAPRGKDLKDLPGRWDDPTHVHIGIEWLAGVAFEHINTIGRRVIVLGGGNTAMDCCRTSKRLGGEQVTVVVRSPFKEMKASPWEVEDAQHEDIPILDCMVPKSFVSENGVLKGMTFEKVHAVYDEQGKRSLVPTGDTDIFIEADDVLVAIGQENSFPWIERDLGIEFDKWEIPLIDKITFQSKVPTVFFGGDAALGPKNVITAVAQGHQAAISIDLYCNGKDLHKDRPSPMVNLVSQKMGIHEWMYENEVVEDVRYAVPHASKQKTLKDRKLEVELGFAIDTAFKEAQRCLNCDVQTVFMESRCIECDACMDICPTSCITFTQNGEEEELRSRLSAPSIHPEQDLYVSDTLKTGRVMVKDEDVCLHCGLCAERCPTSAWDMQKFLYQVSKAGHSCNH; the protein is encoded by the coding sequence TTGAAACCTACGGATATTAAAGACTACGAATATTTTCATAAAGTAGTAGATTGTCAGTATGCCTGTCCGGCACACACGCCTGTTCCGGAATATATTCGACTGATTGCAGAGGAAAAATATACAGAAGCCTATATGGTCAACTGGGAATCCAATGTGTTTCCCGGGGTTTTAGGAAGAACCTGTGATCGCCCCTGTGAGCCAGCTTGCCGTCGTGGAAGGGTAGAAGAGGAGCCGGTTGCCATCTGTCGCCTGAAGCGGGTAGCTGCAGATAATAAAGGAGATGTCAAAGCATTGCTGCCCAAAATACCGGAACAAAAGAACGGTAAAAAAATTGCACTGATTGGAGGCGGGCCATCCGCATTAACGGTTGCCAGAGACCTGGCACCTTTGGGTTATGAAATTCATTTGTATGATAACCAAGAGGTTGGCGGCGGAATGATGCGTAGCCAGATTCCATCTTTCCGTTTACCGGGCTCTGTATTGGATCAGGAAGTGGGTTATATTCTGGATATGGGCATTCAAACTCATTTTAACACCTATGTTTCCAGTTTAAAAGAGATCACGGATAAAGGATACGATGCCCTATTTGTGGGTACCGGCGCTCCAAGAGGAAAAGATCTAAAAGACCTGCCTGGACGTTGGGATGATCCGACGCATGTACATATTGGAATAGAGTGGCTCGCAGGTGTAGCCTTTGAACATATCAATACTATTGGAAGAAGGGTTATTGTTCTCGGTGGAGGCAATACCGCTATGGATTGCTGCCGTACCTCCAAACGTTTGGGGGGTGAACAAGTCACGGTGGTTGTCAGAAGCCCATTTAAAGAGATGAAAGCATCTCCTTGGGAAGTTGAAGATGCACAACACGAAGACATCCCGATTTTAGACTGCATGGTTCCAAAATCTTTTGTATCGGAAAATGGTGTATTGAAAGGAATGACTTTTGAGAAAGTACATGCAGTATATGATGAACAAGGAAAACGTTCCCTGGTACCTACCGGCGATACCGATATTTTTATAGAGGCAGATGATGTACTGGTAGCTATCGGACAGGAAAACAGTTTTCCCTGGATTGAACGCGACCTGGGTATAGAGTTCGATAAATGGGAAATTCCCCTAATTGATAAAATAACGTTCCAGTCAAAAGTTCCGACTGTTTTTTTTGGCGGTGATGCAGCATTAGGGCCTAAAAACGTCATTACCGCTGTCGCTCAGGGACACCAGGCAGCCATTTCCATAGATTTGTACTGCAATGGTAAAGACCTTCATAAAGACAGGCCTTCGCCGATGGTGAATCTGGTGAGCCAGAAAATGGGCATCCATGAATGGATGTATGAAAATGAAGTGGTGGAAGATGTACGTTATGCCGTTCCGCACGCTTCAAAACAAAAAACATTGAAAGACAGGAAACTGGAAGTAGAATTAGGTTTTGCCATCGATACCGCCTTTAAGGAAGCACAGCGCTGTCTGAATTGCGATGTGCAAACGGTGTTTATGGAGTCCCGTTGTATAGAGTGCGATGCCTGTATGGACATTTGCCCGACGAGTTGCATCACGTTCACTCAAAACGGAGAAGAAGAGGAATTAAGGTCTCGCCTGAGTGCTCCTTCCATTCATCCTGAACAGGATTTATATGTTTCCGATACCCTGAAAACGGGCAGAGTCATGGTCAAAGATGAAGATGTTTGTCTGCATTGCGGACTATGTGCAGAACGCTGTCCGACATCAGCCTGGGATATGCAAAAATTTTTATATCAAGTTTCTAAAGCCGGTCATTCATGCAATCACTAA
- a CDS encoding diaminopimelate epimerase, with translation MPIRFYKYQGTGNDFVLIDNRNHEFPVGQTALIRKICDRRFGVGADGLMLLEEHAATDFKMVYFNADGNESTMCGNGGRCISAFARLLDIAGEHGTFMAIDGEHEYVLKDGLVHLKMIDVPEISNAGEDAVLFTGSPHYVSFRDDIAALRIMEEAHKIRYNDTYRKEGINVNFVNDQTGKIKMRTYERGVEDETLSCGTGTVAAALCIAERRKMDTGVLDIETPGGKLSVSFEMEGNTYKNIWLIGPAEFVFEGVLSDTILS, from the coding sequence ATGCCAATTCGTTTTTACAAATACCAGGGAACAGGAAATGATTTTGTGTTAATAGATAACAGAAACCATGAATTTCCTGTTGGCCAGACAGCGCTCATCCGGAAAATATGCGACAGACGCTTTGGTGTTGGTGCTGACGGACTAATGTTGCTGGAAGAGCATGCAGCTACTGACTTTAAGATGGTCTATTTTAATGCAGATGGGAATGAGAGTACGATGTGCGGCAACGGAGGAAGATGTATCAGTGCTTTTGCCCGTCTTTTAGATATAGCCGGCGAACACGGTACATTCATGGCTATTGACGGGGAACACGAGTATGTTTTGAAAGATGGTCTGGTTCATTTAAAGATGATTGATGTCCCGGAAATTTCAAACGCTGGAGAGGATGCGGTTTTGTTTACAGGCTCCCCGCATTATGTGTCGTTCAGAGATGATATTGCAGCTTTAAGAATTATGGAAGAAGCGCATAAGATAAGGTATAACGATACTTACAGGAAGGAAGGCATCAATGTGAATTTTGTAAATGATCAGACTGGAAAGATTAAAATGCGTACTTATGAAAGGGGGGTAGAGGATGAAACGCTTTCCTGCGGAACAGGAACAGTAGCGGCAGCCTTGTGTATAGCGGAAAGGCGTAAGATGGATACCGGCGTACTTGATATAGAGACTCCCGGCGGCAAACTCAGCGTTTCATTTGAAATGGAAGGAAATACTTATAAGAATATCTGGTTGATTGGTCCCGCAGAATTTGTTTTTGAAGGTGTATTAAGCGATACGATACTGTCATGA
- a CDS encoding methyltransferase encodes MPNHYFQFKNFRIEQDRCAMKVCTDACLFGAWIPANNSTGNILDVGTGTGLLSLMMAQKTTAHIDAVEIDEAAFLQAKENTANSSYNERISVFWGDFNNFKTQKKYDLIISNPPFYENQLHSADAKDRTAKHATALTLENLFKCASHLLKETGKLAILLPYYRKADCLKWAQLYKLYPEQSIEIQQTQHHASFRYAALFTCNGSVKPQDSTFSIKDADGNYSQTATSLLKPFYQYL; translated from the coding sequence ATGCCCAACCACTATTTCCAGTTTAAAAATTTCAGGATAGAACAGGACAGGTGTGCCATGAAAGTTTGTACGGATGCCTGCCTGTTCGGTGCCTGGATTCCGGCCAATAATTCAACAGGCAATATACTGGATGTAGGAACCGGAACCGGTTTATTAAGCCTGATGATGGCACAAAAGACAACTGCGCATATCGATGCAGTGGAAATTGATGAAGCGGCTTTTTTACAGGCAAAAGAAAATACGGCAAATTCATCCTACAACGAAAGAATCTCCGTTTTTTGGGGTGATTTCAATAATTTTAAAACACAAAAAAAATACGACTTAATCATTTCGAATCCACCATTCTATGAAAATCAATTGCATTCGGCAGATGCAAAGGACCGTACTGCAAAACATGCAACGGCGCTTACTTTGGAAAACTTGTTTAAATGTGCTTCTCATTTACTGAAAGAGACTGGTAAATTAGCCATTCTTCTGCCCTATTACAGAAAAGCCGACTGTCTGAAATGGGCACAGTTATACAAATTATATCCGGAACAATCCATTGAAATTCAGCAGACTCAGCATCATGCATCTTTCAGGTATGCGGCACTGTTTACTTGTAATGGCTCTGTAAAACCACAGGATTCAACCTTCTCAATTAAGGATGCAGATGGCAATTACAGTCAGACGGCAACCTCTCTATTGAAACCGTTCTATCAATATTTATAA
- a CDS encoding AI-2E family transporter, with amino-acid sequence MVQSELTTIRNVLVFFTSVIVLGLLYLLQDLLIPLMLAMFLALLFQPGLVWFEKRKFPLWLSISIILVLFLTTIFFIGTVIYKTGADIYGEKEYILSQINSKLSGVLEMYNRVTGKKLDLEHLFNDVTSGISSEMIMTNSGSIFGTLGSLFEEFLLTSIYLVILLSGIMRYENYLHYLGGEGKSKKYIEAFEQIKNSIVSYMKVKLVISLFYGVGVTVIGLLFGLQFAFFWGFIGFVLNFLPVFGAIIGLVPVFIMGLIQFDSVYTAITLNLIAYAYHFILASVLEPVFLGNRTSLNTIVIIMGLLFWGFLWGIYGMFLSVPMMVLTKVILSQIEGTDLFVRLLGVQEDTTK; translated from the coding sequence ATGGTACAATCAGAATTGACAACCATAAGGAATGTCCTGGTCTTCTTTACATCAGTAATAGTGCTCGGCTTGTTATATTTATTACAGGACCTGTTGATTCCCTTAATGCTGGCTATGTTTCTTGCACTGTTATTTCAGCCAGGCCTGGTTTGGTTTGAAAAAAGAAAATTTCCGTTATGGCTGAGCATTTCCATTATCCTGGTCTTATTTCTGACGACTATTTTTTTCATCGGTACAGTGATTTACAAGACTGGAGCGGATATTTACGGGGAGAAGGAGTATATTTTATCTCAGATTAATTCAAAACTTTCAGGTGTACTGGAAATGTATAATAGGGTTACAGGTAAAAAACTGGATTTAGAACACCTGTTTAATGATGTTACCTCAGGCATTTCCTCAGAGATGATTATGACCAATTCAGGTTCGATATTCGGTACATTAGGTTCGCTTTTCGAAGAATTTTTACTGACTTCCATATATTTGGTAATCTTATTATCCGGAATCATGCGATACGAAAATTATCTGCATTATCTGGGAGGAGAAGGTAAAAGCAAAAAATACATTGAGGCATTTGAGCAGATAAAAAATTCCATTGTTTCTTACATGAAGGTCAAGCTGGTTATCAGCCTTTTTTACGGGGTAGGTGTAACGGTTATAGGTTTGCTGTTTGGATTACAATTTGCTTTCTTTTGGGGTTTTATAGGATTTGTGCTCAATTTTCTTCCTGTTTTCGGAGCTATCATCGGGTTGGTACCTGTTTTTATTATGGGTTTAATCCAGTTTGATTCCGTTTACACCGCCATCACACTCAATCTCATCGCTTATGCCTATCACTTCATACTGGCATCAGTACTTGAACCTGTATTTTTGGGAAACAGGACATCTTTGAATACCATTGTCATAATAATGGGACTATTGTTTTGGGGATTCCTTTGGGGGATTTATGGTATGTTCTTATCCGTACCTATGATGGTGCTGACCAAAGTCATTCTCAGTCAGATCGAGGGTACTGATCTGTTTGTCAGGCTTTTAGGCGTTCAGGAAGACACCACCAAATAA
- a CDS encoding methionyl-tRNA formyltransferase: MGTPDFAVPSLDILIRNNFSVVGIVTAPDKPAGRGQQINQSVVKRYAVEKGLNVLQPEKLKNPDFIQVLESLNANLFVVVAFRMLPEVVWQMPEFGTFNLHASLLPQYRGAAPINWAVINGEKETGVTTFFLQHEIDTGNIIFQDKIKIDDEDNAGSVHDKLMHIGSQLVLKTVQAIELNKAETKSQLSNIQPEIRLHHAPKIFKDNCLIDWNKPAIEIHNLIRGLSPYPTAFTYLDGKVLKIFASQISPQSIVHSPRKSSSAIDHQLLSVEYSTDNRTYFSIKCADTYLDILELQLEGKKKMKVDEFLRGYKFN, encoded by the coding sequence ATGGGAACGCCGGATTTTGCCGTTCCTTCTTTGGATATTTTAATCCGGAATAACTTTAGTGTGGTGGGCATCGTTACTGCACCCGATAAGCCGGCAGGCCGCGGACAGCAAATCAATCAATCCGTCGTAAAAAGATACGCTGTTGAAAAAGGGCTGAATGTTCTTCAGCCGGAAAAACTAAAGAATCCGGATTTCATACAAGTATTAGAATCCTTAAATGCCAATCTTTTTGTTGTCGTTGCGTTCCGTATGCTTCCGGAAGTGGTCTGGCAAATGCCTGAATTCGGTACATTTAATTTGCATGCCTCGCTGCTTCCACAATATCGCGGAGCGGCTCCCATCAACTGGGCGGTCATCAATGGCGAAAAAGAAACAGGCGTCACTACCTTTTTTCTGCAGCATGAAATAGATACCGGAAATATTATTTTTCAGGATAAGATTAAAATCGATGACGAAGACAATGCCGGTTCTGTCCATGATAAATTAATGCATATCGGTTCTCAATTAGTTTTGAAAACGGTTCAGGCTATTGAACTGAATAAAGCAGAGACTAAATCTCAGTTATCAAATATACAACCTGAAATTCGCTTACATCATGCTCCGAAGATATTTAAAGATAACTGTCTGATTGACTGGAATAAACCGGCTATAGAAATTCATAATCTGATTCGTGGCTTATCCCCTTACCCTACTGCTTTTACCTATCTGGATGGAAAGGTATTAAAGATATTTGCTTCGCAGATTAGTCCACAGTCCATAGTCCACAGCCCACGTAAATCTTCATCAGCTATTGACCATCAATTACTATCTGTTGAGTATTCTACAGATAACAGAACCTATTTTTCCATCAAATGTGCCGATACATATCTGGATATTCTGGAATTACAGCTGGAAGGTAAAAAGAAAATGAAGGTAGATGAGTTTTTAAGAGGGTATAAATTTAATTAA
- a CDS encoding metal-dependent hydrolase: MAATATKKPEAKIRKVNFKFEKPFPKHWYNDNPVATHFMNAQHLAFPDGEKFFIRSVKAFAEVYKNDPELKKRVDNFIGQEGTHYAEHQKFWDIMESQDLQPMKFVDFFRKTAWNGIENWARTTLTKNNLGNKISLSVTVALEHYTAMLAESGIINKDITEKMPQEMKDLFMWHAAEEIEHKSIPFDVLKRVDDSYALRVGGMAIATWGLWFYLAVGTAVLTYNDKDVKAKDIPKDLISFLSRFRQSFGGTLTKQFGQYFRRDFHPDQIENYHLAEELLKGKNYA; this comes from the coding sequence ATGGCTGCAACAGCGACTAAAAAACCGGAAGCAAAAATCAGGAAGGTAAATTTCAAATTTGAAAAACCATTTCCCAAACATTGGTATAATGACAATCCAGTTGCTACTCATTTTATGAATGCCCAGCATCTGGCATTTCCGGATGGCGAAAAGTTCTTTATCCGAAGTGTAAAGGCTTTTGCTGAAGTATACAAGAATGACCCGGAATTAAAAAAACGAGTAGATAATTTCATCGGTCAGGAAGGGACACATTATGCCGAACATCAGAAATTCTGGGATATTATGGAATCACAGGATCTGCAACCCATGAAGTTTGTTGATTTTTTCAGAAAGACGGCATGGAATGGAATAGAAAACTGGGCTCGTACCACCTTAACCAAGAATAATCTTGGGAATAAGATTTCATTAAGTGTTACAGTGGCTTTGGAACATTATACCGCCATGCTGGCTGAAAGCGGCATCATCAATAAAGACATCACTGAAAAGATGCCGCAGGAGATGAAAGATTTATTCATGTGGCATGCCGCAGAAGAAATAGAACATAAATCCATTCCTTTTGATGTATTGAAAAGAGTGGACGACAGTTATGCCCTCCGAGTGGGTGGCATGGCGATAGCCACCTGGGGTTTGTGGTTTTATCTGGCGGTTGGAACAGCAGTCCTTACCTATAATGACAAGGATGTAAAAGCAAAAGACATTCCGAAAGACTTAATATCATTCCTATCCAGATTCAGACAAAGTTTTGGCGGTACATTAACCAAACAATTTGGTCAATACTTCCGCAGGGATTTCCACCCGGATCAGATCGAAAATTATCATTTGGCAGAAGAATTGCTGAAAGGTAAAAATTACGCATAA
- a CDS encoding Do family serine endopeptidase: MKKLLVYFVIGIISAMSAVAISNKLNGHSPTLIRESNAVPVKFAGHNGSLSGDAFVQAAKVSTPAVVHINTTVKAKKTSKNMRNMNPFFQFFGDPFGNSPFDMPEQDQEGSGSGVIISNDGYIVTNNHVVEGADEIKVNLFDNREFKAKLIGNDPNTDLAVIKIETSDLQFLTFANSDAAEVGQWVLAVGNPFNLASTVTAGIISAKARNINILREKAGNLAIESFIQTDAAVNPGNSGGALVDLNGNLIGINSAIATPTGSYAGYSFAIPSNLAKKVVKDIIDFGIVQRGFLGVNIREIDDELAKDLKLKKIQGAYIAEVNKNSAAEDGGIKRGDVIIKVGDNDIKNAADLQEHIASYRPGDKINVEIYRDGNMINKTIILKSKDNTTSLLSKDNKNSTSVLESLGISIEEVSGLEAKKLGIANGIRITKISDGIIKQNTNIQEGFIITAINNRAVSKTEDLEGILSDSKGNGILMEGKYPNQNGIKYYAFGY; the protein is encoded by the coding sequence ATGAAAAAGCTATTGGTATACTTTGTAATCGGCATCATCAGTGCGATGTCTGCCGTTGCCATTTCAAACAAATTGAACGGTCATTCCCCTACCCTTATCAGGGAAAGCAATGCTGTTCCGGTAAAATTTGCCGGACATAACGGTTCTTTATCGGGCGATGCATTTGTGCAGGCTGCTAAAGTAAGCACCCCTGCTGTTGTGCACATTAACACCACTGTAAAAGCAAAGAAAACATCCAAGAATATGCGGAATATGAATCCGTTTTTCCAGTTTTTCGGAGACCCGTTCGGCAACTCGCCTTTTGATATGCCCGAACAAGACCAGGAAGGCTCCGGTTCTGGAGTTATTATCAGCAATGACGGTTATATCGTCACGAACAACCACGTTGTGGAAGGCGCCGATGAAATAAAGGTTAACCTGTTTGACAACAGAGAGTTCAAAGCCAAATTGATTGGCAACGACCCGAACACCGACTTGGCAGTTATTAAAATTGAAACCTCCGATCTGCAGTTCTTGACATTTGCCAATTCCGATGCTGCGGAGGTCGGACAATGGGTGCTGGCTGTTGGAAACCCATTTAACCTCGCTTCAACAGTAACGGCCGGAATTATTTCCGCCAAAGCACGCAATATCAATATATTAAGGGAAAAAGCCGGAAATCTGGCGATTGAATCATTTATACAAACCGACGCCGCCGTAAACCCCGGAAACAGTGGTGGTGCACTGGTCGACCTCAACGGAAACCTTATTGGAATCAATTCAGCCATCGCCACACCTACCGGTTCATACGCGGGTTATTCATTTGCCATCCCATCCAACCTTGCAAAAAAAGTAGTGAAAGATATTATTGATTTCGGTATTGTACAACGGGGTTTTTTAGGTGTGAATATCCGTGAAATCGATGATGAACTGGCTAAAGACCTGAAGCTCAAGAAGATTCAGGGGGCCTACATCGCCGAAGTGAATAAAAACAGCGCTGCTGAAGATGGCGGTATCAAACGCGGAGATGTTATCATCAAAGTAGGTGATAATGACATTAAAAACGCAGCGGACTTACAAGAACATATAGCCAGCTACCGGCCTGGAGATAAGATAAATGTAGAGATATACAGGGATGGTAATATGATAAACAAAACCATCATTCTGAAATCAAAGGATAACACCACTTCCCTGCTTTCCAAAGACAATAAAAATTCAACCAGCGTGCTGGAAAGCCTGGGTATCAGCATTGAAGAGGTTTCCGGATTAGAGGCCAAGAAACTGGGAATAGCGAATGGCATCCGTATCACTAAAATATCAGATGGCATTATTAAACAAAACACCAATATTCAGGAAGGATTTATCATAACGGCCATCAACAACAGAGCCGTTTCTAAAACGGAAGATTTAGAAGGTATACTATCAGACTCCAAAGGCAACGGAATACTCATGGAAGGAAAATATCCAAACCAGAATGGAATAAAATATTATGCTTTTGGGTATTGA
- a CDS encoding metal-dependent hydrolase yields MSNISPNDVSLNPYNPEEIKVRRVNFSFNKDNPRFYYKNNPFSTHFINALHIVFPTGERFFVNSVLKYKNQVKDGKLQKQVRNFCGQEGIHSSMHERFWAILKENGYQIEGYENHIDKLLHKIVSKIKIPFLKDKSIDLVATACLEHFTALFGHALFMHVNTQKDVVPEDMAELFLWHAAEEIEHKHVAFDVMQKVDEQEYAKRVVAMPVVTALLYFYLFVGTGLLMYQDRKYINTKDLPKQFNEFATGLFNELHADAYKEYFKFFKKGFHPSVLNDYHLAEEFFRDKAYA; encoded by the coding sequence ATGTCAAACATATCTCCCAATGATGTCTCTTTAAATCCTTATAACCCTGAAGAAATAAAGGTCAGACGCGTCAATTTTTCTTTCAATAAAGACAACCCCCGGTTTTATTACAAAAACAATCCCTTCAGCACCCATTTTATCAATGCGCTGCATATTGTATTTCCAACCGGCGAACGATTCTTTGTAAATTCCGTTTTGAAGTATAAAAATCAGGTTAAAGACGGGAAGCTGCAAAAGCAAGTTCGGAACTTTTGCGGACAGGAAGGCATACATAGTTCCATGCACGAAAGGTTTTGGGCAATATTAAAAGAGAACGGTTATCAGATAGAAGGCTACGAAAATCATATTGATAAATTACTGCACAAAATAGTCTCAAAAATCAAAATTCCATTCCTTAAAGATAAAAGTATCGACTTGGTGGCAACCGCCTGTCTGGAACATTTTACGGCATTATTCGGACATGCCTTATTCATGCATGTCAATACACAAAAGGATGTTGTCCCGGAAGATATGGCGGAATTGTTCCTTTGGCATGCCGCTGAAGAAATCGAGCACAAGCATGTCGCCTTTGATGTGATGCAGAAAGTAGATGAGCAGGAATATGCCAAACGGGTGGTGGCTATGCCGGTAGTAACTGCCTTGCTTTATTTTTATCTTTTTGTGGGAACAGGCTTACTGATGTATCAGGATAGAAAATATATAAATACGAAAGACCTTCCTAAACAGTTTAACGAATTTGCAACCGGATTATTTAATGAATTGCATGCAGATGCCTATAAAGAATATTTTAAGTTTTTTAAAAAAGGATTTCATCCGTCTGTTTTAAATGACTATCATCTGGCGGAAGAATTCTTTAGGGATAAAGCCTATGCTTAA